Proteins from a single region of Oncorhynchus keta strain PuntledgeMale-10-30-2019 chromosome 20, Oket_V2, whole genome shotgun sequence:
- the LOC118399093 gene encoding protein C1orf43 isoform X2 translates to MAACFFAQVFVLLFIFVKRQIMRFAMRSRRGPHAPIGHNAPKGLREEIDARLSKVQEIRFEPRLLSEEDDRLKHGTQFSCYNYLYRMKALDAIRDSGIPLQEMGRNPNAITGRSFRNWLLDLRNSHSLIKSSRSTLIDNLLEGYDSARHGTGVFGEEEYMKYQDALNELADVVKAYSSTTSLDQHHQSAAKDLTGSPARSTPPTIQVTYLPSTSQRSKRPKHFLELKSFKDNYNTLESTL, encoded by the exons ATGGCAGCCTG TTTTTTTGCACAGGTGTTTGTATTGCTATTTATCTTCGTCAAGCGGCAGATCATGCGTTTTGCTATGAGGTCCCGCAGAGGACCCCATGCCCCTATTGGACACAATGCACCCAAG GGTTTGCGGGAAGAGATCGATGCGCGTCTGTCCAAGGTTCAGGAAATCCGCTTCGAGCCGCGTCTACTCTCTGAGGAGGATGATAGGCTGAAGCACGGGACACAGTTCA GTTGCTACAACTACCTGTACAGGATGAAGGCTCTAGATGCCATTCGGGACTCTG GGATCCCGCTGCAGGAGATGGGCCGCAACCCGAACGCCATCACAGGACGCAGTTTCCGCAACTGGCTGCTGGATCTGCGTAACTCCCACTCTCTGATCAAGAGCAGCCGTAGCACCCTCATTGACAACCTGTTGGAGGGATATGACAGTGCACGTCATGGCACAGGG GTATTTGGGGAAGAGGAATATATGAAATACCAGGATGCTCTGAATGAACTGGCTGATGT tgtGAAAGCCTACTCCAGCACCACCAGTTTGGACCAGCATCACCAGTCAGCAGCCAAGGACCTGACCGGTTCCCCAGCCCGCAGCACCCCCCCCACCATCCAAGTTACCTACCTGCCCTCCACCAGCCAGCGCAGCAAGAGGCCAAAGCACTTCCTGGAGCTCAAGAGCTTCAAGGACAACTACAACACACTGGAGAGCACCCTGTGA
- the LOC118399093 gene encoding protein C1orf43 isoform X1, with amino-acid sequence MAESPLSGVNVVLVMAYGSLVFVLLFIFVKRQIMRFAMRSRRGPHAPIGHNAPKGLREEIDARLSKVQEIRFEPRLLSEEDDRLKHGTQFSCYNYLYRMKALDAIRDSGIPLQEMGRNPNAITGRSFRNWLLDLRNSHSLIKSSRSTLIDNLLEGYDSARHGTGVFGEEEYMKYQDALNELADVVKAYSSTTSLDQHHQSAAKDLTGSPARSTPPTIQVTYLPSTSQRSKRPKHFLELKSFKDNYNTLESTL; translated from the exons ATGGCCGAGTCACCTTTGTCCGGTGTGAATGTAGTGCTAGTTATGGCATATGGCAGCCTG GTGTTTGTATTGCTATTTATCTTCGTCAAGCGGCAGATCATGCGTTTTGCTATGAGGTCCCGCAGAGGACCCCATGCCCCTATTGGACACAATGCACCCAAG GGTTTGCGGGAAGAGATCGATGCGCGTCTGTCCAAGGTTCAGGAAATCCGCTTCGAGCCGCGTCTACTCTCTGAGGAGGATGATAGGCTGAAGCACGGGACACAGTTCA GTTGCTACAACTACCTGTACAGGATGAAGGCTCTAGATGCCATTCGGGACTCTG GGATCCCGCTGCAGGAGATGGGCCGCAACCCGAACGCCATCACAGGACGCAGTTTCCGCAACTGGCTGCTGGATCTGCGTAACTCCCACTCTCTGATCAAGAGCAGCCGTAGCACCCTCATTGACAACCTGTTGGAGGGATATGACAGTGCACGTCATGGCACAGGG GTATTTGGGGAAGAGGAATATATGAAATACCAGGATGCTCTGAATGAACTGGCTGATGT tgtGAAAGCCTACTCCAGCACCACCAGTTTGGACCAGCATCACCAGTCAGCAGCCAAGGACCTGACCGGTTCCCCAGCCCGCAGCACCCCCCCCACCATCCAAGTTACCTACCTGCCCTCCACCAGCCAGCGCAGCAAGAGGCCAAAGCACTTCCTGGAGCTCAAGAGCTTCAAGGACAACTACAACACACTGGAGAGCACCCTGTGA